One bacterium genomic region harbors:
- the add gene encoding adenosine deaminase, with amino-acid sequence MPQSGPARRNLRQLPKAHLHLHLVGSMRPKTLTALAEEAGMAMALPESFVDFKHFYTAYTLANRAVRNAEHLSRLVFEVVEDAAADGAVWVEPTLYLDSFREAIGPGELILDIVADAIRRARDRVGIGARLIVAADRDLGPADGVRQARLAARGDPDVIGAFGLVNDELAHPIEDFREALAIASNAGLALVPHSGEFGGPDQVAATLGLGVARIQHGIAAARDRALLRRLAGSDVCLDVCPTSNVAVGAVESLDRHPLPDLVAAGVSVSLNADDSLLFGCSLLSEYELAREAFGFSDRRMAAIAGASISHSTAPRSLKSMAEARIHQWIAAS; translated from the coding sequence ATGCCCCAGTCCGGACCGGCGCGCAGGAACCTCCGTCAGCTGCCGAAGGCCCACCTGCACCTCCATCTGGTTGGTTCGATGCGGCCGAAGACCCTCACCGCGCTGGCCGAGGAGGCAGGGATGGCGATGGCTCTCCCGGAGAGCTTCGTCGACTTCAAGCACTTCTACACCGCCTACACGCTGGCGAACCGGGCGGTTCGCAATGCCGAGCACCTGAGCCGTCTGGTCTTCGAGGTAGTCGAGGATGCCGCTGCCGACGGTGCCGTGTGGGTGGAGCCCACCCTGTACCTTGACAGCTTCAGGGAGGCAATCGGGCCGGGCGAGCTGATCCTCGACATCGTGGCGGATGCGATCCGGAGGGCCCGCGACAGGGTGGGGATCGGCGCAAGACTGATCGTGGCGGCAGACCGTGATCTGGGTCCCGCGGACGGCGTGCGCCAGGCGCGCCTCGCCGCCCGCGGGGATCCCGACGTCATCGGCGCGTTCGGCCTGGTGAACGACGAGTTGGCGCACCCCATCGAAGACTTCCGCGAAGCCCTCGCCATCGCTTCCAACGCGGGCCTGGCCCTCGTCCCCCACTCAGGAGAGTTCGGCGGTCCAGACCAGGTGGCCGCCACTTTGGGTCTGGGGGTGGCCCGCATCCAGCACGGGATCGCCGCCGCGCGGGATCGCGCCCTGCTCCGGCGCCTTGCAGGCAGCGACGTCTGCCTTGACGTGTGCCCGACCAGCAACGTCGCGGTCGGCGCGGTCGAAAGCCTGGACAGACACCCACTTCCGGACCTGGTAGCGGCCGGAGTCAGTGTCAGCCTCAACGCCGACGATTCCCTCCTGTTTGGGTGCTCGTTGCTCAGCGAGTACGAGTTGGCCCGCGAGGCGTTCGGGTTCTCCGACCGGCGGATGGCCGCTATCGCCGGAGCCTCGATCTCCCACAGCACGGCACCGAGATCGCTCAAGTCGATGGCGGAGGCCCGAATCCACCAGTGGATAGCTGCTAGCTAG
- a CDS encoding aldo/keto reductase, producing MTDALTRRPLGQTGIRVSPVGIGTGSLGADPAVTDPDAVDELAVATLRAALRAGLNYIDTAPGYRGGDSDRRVGMALRGGWRDRVVLATKVGSHPAHPGDMTGDAATWVIEQSLEVIGTGSIDVALVHDPAAMDPVLEAGGAVAALERLKEEGKVRAIGLGVQNHEFLRIAIESGRFDVIQTPYDYNLLRTTAEKLIGQAADRGVGVVNASPFLAGLLSGVDPDDIVAIRAATGMWSLRDRDVARARRIWEWAGDRDADLRALAMQFCLREQRIATTLIGPRRPSDVAEDIAAATQRVPDRDWDALAEALPTFPVSAPGGEAAVGPYPPS from the coding sequence ATGACGGATGCGCTAACAAGGCGGCCTCTTGGACAGACCGGCATCCGTGTGTCACCGGTCGGGATCGGCACGGGATCGTTGGGGGCCGACCCGGCCGTAACCGACCCCGACGCCGTCGACGAACTTGCCGTGGCGACGCTTCGCGCCGCCCTCCGCGCCGGTCTGAACTACATCGACACGGCGCCCGGATACCGGGGCGGCGACAGCGACCGCCGAGTCGGCATGGCGCTGCGCGGTGGATGGCGCGACCGCGTGGTGCTGGCCACCAAGGTGGGCAGCCATCCGGCCCATCCGGGAGACATGACCGGCGATGCAGCTACCTGGGTCATCGAGCAGAGCCTGGAGGTCATCGGCACCGGCTCCATCGATGTCGCCCTGGTCCACGACCCGGCCGCCATGGACCCCGTGTTGGAGGCAGGCGGCGCGGTCGCAGCCCTCGAGCGGCTGAAGGAGGAGGGCAAGGTCCGCGCCATCGGCCTCGGAGTCCAGAACCACGAGTTCCTCAGGATCGCGATCGAGTCGGGAAGGTTCGATGTGATCCAGACACCCTACGACTACAACCTGCTGCGTACCACTGCCGAGAAGCTGATCGGGCAGGCGGCCGACCGTGGGGTCGGGGTCGTCAACGCGTCCCCGTTCCTGGCCGGACTGCTTTCAGGAGTCGATCCTGACGACATCGTAGCCATCCGGGCCGCGACCGGCATGTGGAGCCTAAGGGACCGTGACGTCGCGCGGGCCCGCCGGATCTGGGAGTGGGCGGGAGACCGGGACGCGGATTTGCGGGCGCTCGCGATGCAGTTCTGCCTGCGGGAACAGCGCATCGCCACAACCCTCATCGGTCCCCGGCGCCCGTCGGATGTGGCGGAGGATATCGCCGCCGCCACCCAACGGGTACCCGACAGAGATTGGGACGCCCTGGCGGAGGCCCTCCCGACCTTCCCGGTGTCCGCCCCCGGAGGAGAAGCCGCGGTTGGCCCATATCCCCCGAGTTGA